The Urocitellus parryii isolate mUroPar1 chromosome 6, mUroPar1.hap1, whole genome shotgun sequence genome includes a window with the following:
- the Gdf5 gene encoding growth/differentiation factor 5, translating to MRLPKLLTFLLWHLAWLDLEFICTVLGAPDLGQRPTGARPGLAKAEAKERPPLARNIFRPGGHSYGGGATNTRAKADPGQTQAKKDEPKKLPPRSGGSEPKPGPPPQTRQPAARTVTPKGQLPGGKAPPKAGSVPSSFLLKKARESGPPREPKEPFRPPPITPHEYMLSLYRTLSDADRKGGNSSVKLEAGLANTITSFIDKGQDDRGPVVRKQRYMFDISALEKDGLLGAELRILRKKPSDTAKPVAPGAGRAAQLKLSSCPSGRQPAALLDVRSVPGLDGSGWEVFDIWKLFRNFKNSAQLCLELEAWERGRAVDLRGLGFDRAARQVHEKALFLVFGRTKKRDLFFNEIKARSGQDDKTVYEYLFSQRRKRRAPLATRQGKRPSKNLKARCSRKALHVNFKDMGWDDWIIAPLEYEAFHCEGLCEFPLRSHLEPTNHAVIQTLMNSMDPESTPPTCCVPTRLSPISILFIDSANNVVYKQYEDMVVESCGCR from the exons ATGAGACTCCCCAAACTCCTCACTTTCTTGCTTTGGCACCTGGCTTGGCTGGACCTGGAATTCATCTGCACTGTGTTGGGTGCCCCTGACTTGGGCCAGAGACCCACGGGGGCCAGGCCAGGATTGGCCAAAGCAGAGGCCAAGGAGAGGCCCCCCCTGGCCCGGAACATCTTTAGGCCAGGGGGTCACAGCTATGGTGGGGGGGCCACCAACACCAGGGCAAAGGCAGACCCCGGGCAGACACAGGCCAAGAAGGATGAGCCCAAAAAGCTGCCCCCCAGATCTGGTGGCTCTGAACCCAAGCCAGGACCCCCTCCCCAGACCAGGCAGCCTGCAGCCCGGACTGTAACCCCAAAAGGACAGCTTCCCGGGGGCAAGGCACCCCCCAAAGCAGGATCTGTCCCCAGCTCCTTTCTGCTGAAGAAGGCCAGGGAGTCTGGGCCCCCTCGAGAGCCCAAGGAGCCGTTCCGCCCGCCCCCCATCACACCCCACGAGTACATGCTCTCGCTGTACAGGACGCTGTCCGATGCTGACAGAAAGGGAGGCAACAGCAGCGTGAAGTTGGAGGCTGGCCTGGCCAACACCATCACCAGCTTTATTGACAAAGGGCAAG ATGACCGAGGTCctgtggtcaggaagcagaggtaCATGTTCGACATTAGTGCCCTGGAGAAGGATGGGCTGCTGGGGGCCGAGCTGCGGATCTTGCGGAAGAAGCCCTCGGACACGGCCAAGCCAGTGGCCCCTGGTGCCGGGCGGGCTGCCCAGCTGAAGCTGTCCAGCTGCCCCAGCGGCCGGCAGCCGGCAGCCTTGCTGGATGTGCGCTCGGTGCCAGGCCTGGATGGATCTGGCTGGGAGGTGTTCGACATCTGGAAGCTCTTCCGAAACTTTAAGAACTCGGCCCAGCTGTGCCTGGAGCTGGAGGCCTGGGAACGGGGCCGGGCTGTGGACCTCCGCGGTCTGGGCTTTGACCGGGCTGCCCGGCAGGTCCACGAGAAGGCTCTATTCCTGGTGTTTGGCCGAACCAAGAAACGGGACCTGTTCTTTAATGAGATTAAGGCCCGCTCGGGCCAGGATGATAAGACCGTGTATGAGTACCTGTTCAGCCAGCGGCGGAAACGGCGGGCTCCGCTGGCCACTCGCCAGGGCAAGCGACCCAGCAAGAACCTCAAGGCCCGCTGCAGTCGGAAGGCCCTGCATGTCAACTTCAAGGACATGGGCTGGGATGACTGGATCATTGCGCCTCTTGAGTACGAGGCCTTCCACTGTGAGGGGCTATGCGAATTCCCCTTGCGCTCCCACCTGGAGCCCACGAACCACGCAGTCATCCAGACCCTGATGAACTCCATGGACCCCGAGTCCACACCACCCACCTGCTGTGTGCCCACGCGGCTGAGTCCCATTAGCATCCTCTTCATTGACTCTGCCAACAACGTGGTGTATAAGCAGTATGAGGACATGGTTGTGGAGTCTTGTGGCTGCAGGTAG